Proteins encoded within one genomic window of Methanothrix harundinacea 6Ac:
- a CDS encoding 2-oxoacid:acceptor oxidoreductase subunit alpha, translating to MRDEISVLVGGRAGDGIAEAGMVIARLYNQLGYCLYQYLDYPSLIRGGHNFAIVRAAGKKIGAHRDGVDYLLALNQDTIDRHLWRLNEGAVVIYDSDEVKAPPAGGAGLPLKSFAREAGAPPIARNVGLIGALSGAAGIEEEIVEKVLRKEIRKYIDENLEVARRGRAGIEERGDGRAERRSYPCCPVITGNELIGLGLLRGGLDAYVAYPMTPSSGVLHFLAGVAGEFSIKVVHPENEIAVILMAEGFAYAGKKTAVGTSGGGFCLMNEGMSLAGMAEIPLVVLVSQRAGPSTGVPTYTAQADLPFVMSAGQGEFPRLVIVPGDAEEAFFWSATALGLAWRYQIPVVLLSDKTLSESAYSFNIEEARDIPDIAPVLWDGEGDYQRYASPEDGISPLAFPPRAGAVVKANSYAHLPSGITTEEARAIERGQDKLLQKERRLAEELASLKTVKVYGDPGSSTAILCWGSNKGVSSEVGEELGLRVIAPVVVSPFPADRFKEALRGVERTISVETNSTGQLARLIRSYGFEADDLILKYDGRPFTVEGLMERLLEVAA from the coding sequence ATGAGGGACGAAATCTCCGTTCTGGTGGGGGGGAGGGCGGGCGACGGGATAGCTGAGGCGGGGATGGTCATCGCCCGCCTCTACAACCAGCTCGGATACTGCCTCTACCAGTACCTCGACTACCCCTCCCTCATCAGGGGGGGGCACAACTTCGCCATCGTCCGGGCTGCGGGAAAGAAGATCGGAGCTCACCGGGACGGGGTGGACTATCTCCTCGCCCTGAACCAGGATACCATCGACAGGCACCTCTGGCGGCTGAACGAGGGAGCCGTCGTAATCTACGACTCTGACGAGGTGAAGGCTCCCCCAGCGGGGGGGGCGGGCCTCCCCCTCAAGAGCTTCGCGAGGGAGGCGGGGGCGCCTCCGATAGCAAGGAACGTCGGCCTCATCGGCGCCCTCTCCGGGGCCGCCGGGATCGAGGAGGAGATCGTTGAAAAGGTCCTCCGAAAGGAGATCCGCAAGTACATCGACGAGAACCTGGAGGTCGCCCGCCGGGGGCGCGCCGGGATCGAGGAAAGGGGCGATGGTAGGGCTGAGAGGAGGTCTTACCCCTGCTGCCCCGTCATCACCGGAAATGAGCTCATCGGCCTCGGCCTCCTCCGGGGCGGCCTCGACGCCTACGTCGCCTACCCCATGACCCCCTCCTCCGGGGTCCTCCACTTCCTCGCCGGGGTCGCAGGGGAGTTTTCGATCAAGGTCGTCCACCCCGAGAACGAGATCGCGGTGATCCTGATGGCCGAGGGGTTCGCCTACGCCGGGAAGAAGACGGCCGTTGGCACCTCCGGCGGCGGCTTCTGCCTCATGAATGAGGGGATGAGCCTCGCGGGGATGGCCGAGATCCCCCTCGTCGTCCTCGTCTCTCAGAGGGCGGGGCCGAGCACCGGAGTCCCCACCTACACCGCCCAGGCCGACCTCCCCTTCGTCATGAGCGCGGGGCAGGGGGAGTTTCCGAGGCTCGTCATAGTCCCCGGGGACGCGGAGGAGGCCTTCTTCTGGTCGGCGACGGCCCTGGGGCTCGCCTGGAGGTACCAGATCCCCGTCGTCCTCCTATCGGACAAGACCCTCAGCGAGTCGGCCTACAGCTTCAATATCGAGGAGGCGAGGGATATCCCCGATATCGCCCCCGTCCTCTGGGATGGCGAAGGCGATTACCAGAGGTACGCCTCCCCAGAAGACGGGATCTCCCCCCTGGCCTTCCCGCCGCGGGCCGGAGCGGTGGTGAAGGCGAACAGCTACGCCCACCTCCCCTCCGGGATCACTACGGAGGAGGCCCGGGCGATCGAGAGAGGCCAGGATAAGCTCCTCCAGAAGGAGAGGAGGCTCGCCGAGGAGCTGGCCTCCCTGAAGACGGTGAAGGTCTACGGGGACCCGGGGTCCTCGACGGCGATCCTATGCTGGGGATCGAATAAAGGGGTCTCTTCTGAGGTCGGGGAGGAACTCGGCCTCCGGGTCATCGCGCCCGTCGTCGTCAGCCCCTTCCCTGCCGATCGGTTCAAAGAGGCGCTCCGGGGGGTCGAGAGGACTATATCCGTCGAGACGAACTCCACGGGGCAGCTCGCCCGGCTGATCCGGTCTTACGGCTTTGAGGCTGATGATCTTATCCTGAAGTATGACGGAAGGCCCTTCACCGTGGAGGGTCTGATGGAGAGGCTTCTGGAGGTGGCGGCATGA
- a CDS encoding thiamine pyrophosphate-dependent enzyme produces MKPRDLGTTAQNTWCPGCGNFAILNAIKPVLAELDGAGLVPIENVVVVTGIGCHGKIADYLHLNSFYAIHGRAIPVATGIKLANPDLNVICFVGDGDAYAEGLDHLIFAAKRNVEITTIVHDNRVYGLTTGQYTPTSPSGFSGRSTPGGLEVSPINPLELIFASGGTFIARGYSNRIDLLKETMREAILHRGFAFLDVLQVCATFFNMYDLYNRRTYALEEHDPEDPVLAQERMREWDYNSEGPIPLGIFHRRAAPTFGDNFEDKNSKIPDMEGAVRRVLKGYI; encoded by the coding sequence ATGAAGCCCCGGGATCTGGGAACGACGGCTCAGAACACCTGGTGTCCGGGTTGCGGAAACTTCGCCATCCTGAACGCCATAAAGCCCGTATTGGCGGAGCTGGACGGGGCGGGGCTCGTACCAATAGAGAACGTCGTGGTGGTGACCGGGATAGGCTGCCACGGGAAGATCGCCGACTACCTCCACCTCAACAGCTTCTACGCCATCCATGGCCGGGCGATCCCCGTCGCCACCGGAATCAAGCTTGCAAACCCCGACCTCAACGTCATCTGCTTCGTCGGAGACGGCGACGCCTACGCCGAGGGGCTCGACCACCTGATCTTCGCCGCCAAGAGGAACGTCGAGATTACGACGATCGTCCACGACAACCGGGTCTACGGCCTCACCACCGGCCAGTACACCCCGACATCCCCCTCGGGCTTTTCAGGCAGGTCCACCCCCGGGGGGCTGGAGGTTTCGCCGATCAACCCCCTGGAGCTGATCTTCGCCAGCGGTGGGACCTTCATCGCCCGGGGGTACTCGAACAGGATCGACCTCCTCAAGGAGACGATGAGGGAGGCGATCCTCCACCGGGGGTTCGCCTTCCTCGACGTCCTCCAGGTCTGTGCCACCTTCTTCAACATGTATGATCTTTACAACCGCCGGACCTACGCCCTGGAGGAGCACGACCCCGAGGACCCCGTCCTCGCCCAAGAGAGGATGCGAGAGTGGGACTACAACTCCGAGGGCCCCATACCCCTGGGGATATTCCATCGGCGGGCGGCTCCGACCTTCGGGGACAACTTCGAGGATAAAAACTCAAAGATCCCCGACATGGAGGGGGCGGTCAGGAGGGTTCTGAAGGGGTACATCTGA
- the rd gene encoding rubredoxin — protein sequence MAKRYTCTVCGYIYDPEKGDPDSGVTPGTAFEDLPDDWTCPVCGATKEVFEES from the coding sequence ATGGCGAAGAGATACACCTGCACGGTCTGTGGATACATCTACGATCCAGAGAAGGGCGACCCCGATTCCGGGGTCACCCCAGGTACCGCCTTTGAGGATCTCCCCGACGACTGGACCTGTCCAGTCTGCGGGGCGACCAAGGAAGTCTTTGAGGAGAGCTGA